Part of the Deltaproteobacteria bacterium genome, CAAGAAAATCCAAATTGCAATTTACAATGGTTAACTCCTCTTGACTTTTGCCCGGCCGTTCCTGTGGAGCCCGGATTCAACTTGATCTTATGACCGCATTGTGTGAATATGGGACGGGCAAGATGAATCCCCTCTAAGCGAGACCCGTCATGTCCCTGAAAGAAGACATCATCAAGATCTTTTCCAGCCCGTCACTTCAGGATGCCCTGGAAAAGGATTGCCATGTCGATCTCGCGATACTCTTCGGCAGCGCAGCCTCCGGTAGGCAGAATCCCCGGGATCTGGACCTTGCGTTTCTCTTCCGGGAGCATCTGTCCGGGGATCAGGAAGAAAGACTCCTCGGACTTCTCAGAAGCTCGATACAGGTCGACAGGCTCGATGTGGTCT contains:
- a CDS encoding nucleotidyltransferase domain-containing protein; this translates as MSLKEDIIKIFSSPSLQDALEKDCHVDLAILFGSAASGRQNPRDLDLAFLFREHLSGDQEERLLGLLRSSIQVDRLDVVCLNHADCSLRYEAIRNGTLLYESESARYADFITRTFKDYEEMNFLKRHYHRAKIEELRRIADV